The genomic interval GGATACTTTGGACAACCTCATATAATTGTTAGATTTATGAGTATTGATAGTGCTGATGAACTATGGAAATCAAGACTTATAGCTATGATATGGGTTTTCATTTCACTTTTAGGAGCAATAGCAGTTGGAATAACAGGAATAGGAGTTTTTTCTGATATTTCTCAAATGGGTGGAGATGCTGAAAAGGTATTTATATTCTTAATTCATAAGTTATTTAATCCTTGGATGGCAGGAGTATTGTTTGCAGCTATCCTATCAGCAATAATGTCAACAATATCTTCTCAACTTTTAGTATCATCAAATACTTTAACAGAAGATTTCTACAAGCATATAGTAAAGAGAGAAAAAACTCATAAAGAAATGATATGGGTAGGTAGACTATGTGTAATTGTTATTTTTGTAATAGCAAGTGTTTTAGCGATGAACCCAAGCTCTAAAGTTCTTGAGCTAGTTTCTTATGCTTGGGCAGGTTTTGGTGGAGTTTTCTCACCAGTAATCCTATTTACATTATATAAGAAGGATCTACATTGGAAAACAGTGTTGGCATCTATGATAATAGCAACAATAACAGTTATTGCTTGGAAAACAAGTGGACTAAGCAATACAATCTATGAAATGGTACCAGCTTTTGTCATAAACTCTATCTCTATATACCTATTAGAAAAATTCAAAGTCTTTGGTAATAATGAGAAATAAAACTATTAAAAGTTGTAATTTTAAAATTTTTAAAGTATAATATGATGAGAGATAATAATTTATTTGATATAAAGGGGTTGCCGTGAAGAATAGAGAATATTATACTAATGGAAACTTAAAAGCTGAATATGAAAGGAACGAACGTGGTGAGAAAGAAGGTTACGAACTTCTTTACTACGAAAGTGGAGTTTTAAGAGCTGAGTATCATTACAAGGCTGGTAAATTACATGGTGTTACAAAGGAATACTATGAAAATGGTAATTTAGTTGCTGAAGGTAACTATAGAAATGGTATGCTTGAAGGTTTATCAAGAATCTACTATGAAAGTGGTAAATTAAAAGCTGAAAGTAGCTATAAAAATGATGCACTTGATGGTTTATGTAAGATGTACTATGAAAGTGGTCAAGTGAAGGCTGAATATTACTATAGAGATGGTAGTCTTGAAAAAACTATTAGCTCACCTAAAGATAATGCTGATGCAAAAGTTACTAATGATAAAGAGTTTTTTGATGTTGACTACGAAGATGGACAATTAAATTTAAAACTTGATTTAAATACTTTGTTAAAATCTAACTTATCTAAGAAAGATATTTGTAAAATTTCTTATGAAGATAATGAACTAAAGTTAAAGATATATGATGAGGATACAAAGGAAACAAAACAAATTCCTATAGATAAGGAAAAAAATGTTAAAGCTGTCCAAGAAGAAACAAAAAAAGTAGAAACTGAAAAAGTAGAAGCTAAGAAAGAAGAACCAAAAGTCCAAAATCTTGTAAGTCCAAAAAAAGAAACAAAAAAAGATGAATTAGAAATTCCTAGTTTCTTAAAATCAAGATATGAAGATGAGTTAGAATCAGAGCCTGAAGTAAAAGAAGCAGAGCCAGAAGCAAAAAGAGTATTTGATCCTGAGAATGATTTAGATATTCTTGAAATGGTTAAAACAAAAAGAGAAGAAAAACCAGAGCTTAAGTTTGCAAAAGAAACTGAAAAGAAACCAAAGATAAAAAAGATTATCAAGAAAATAGATTCTGAAGAAGATGAAATTGCTGATATCAGATCAATTTTAGATACAAGCGATATTGATACAGAAGAAGAAATAGTAAGAAATAGAGGGAATAAGGTAAACAAAGGGAAGAAAAAAAATTCAACTGCAGCTGTTACACCACCTCCTTCTAGAAAGAAAGATTCTTTAGAGGATCAAAAGAAGAGTGTTTTAAAGATGATATTCTTTACTCTTTTCTTGCTTGCTATAGGTATACTTTTCTATTTCCTATATCAAAAATTTACAAGTGAAGATACAGAAAGTCTAATACTTGATAAAAAAGGAACTGTAGCTGAAGAAAATGCAACAGAAGAAACAGATGAAGAGAGTGGAGCTGATACAGAAGGAAGTCCAGAAGAAGTGGCAGCAGAAGCTCAAAAAGACGAAAATAAAGAAGAAGCAAAAGCTGAACCTGAAACAAAGGAAAAAGAAGTAACAAAAGACGAAGTTACTAAAGATACAAAAGAAAAAGAAAATGCTAAAGCTAAAGAAGAAACTAAAAAAGAAGATAAGAAAGAAGAAGTAGCAAAAAGTAGTGATAATTCAGATATAAAGAAAATAGATGAAGTTATCAGTCAAGTTATGGATAAGAAAAATCCAGATTATCTATTGAAGTTTAATTCTGAAGAATTAGCACTTATAAGAAATACTTTGTATGCAAGAAGAGGACTTAAGTATACTAAAGGAAAATACAAAGATTACTTTGAAGGAAAATCTTGGTATAAACCTTCAGTAACTTCAGGTAAAGATCTTTTACCAGAAAAAGAAGAAAGATTAGTTGAAATCATCAGAAAATATGAAAAGAAAGCTAAAAAATAATAAAATTAGGCTGTTGTAATATCACAACAGCCATTTTTGTTGTCTATTATTAATAGTTGTGGTATAATTTTAAAACTAATATAAATATATATGGGGGATTTAAAATGAAAGATATAATATTTTTTTGCTACCCAAGATGTAGCACATGTCAAAAAGCTAAAAAATGGTTGGAAGAAAACTCAATAAAATTTACTGAAAGAGATATCGTAAAAGATAAACCTACAGAAAAAGAATTAAAAGAATTCTTTAAGAAATCTGGAAAAGAATTAAAGAAATTTTTTAACACAAGTGGTATTTTATACAGAGAATTAGAGTTAAAAGATAAATTACCAACAATGACAGAAGATGAAATGATAAAACTATTAGCAACTGATGGAAAACTTGTAAAGAGACCAATGATAGTTACAAAAGATTTTGTTTTAAATGGTTTCAAAGAAGAAGAATGGAAAGAAAAATTAAAAAAATAAAATTATTCTAAAAGGGGTCTTAAAAAATGTATAATATGATAGATGTTGTAACAGCAGGTTTTGCTTTATTTGCAATGTTATTTGGGGCAGGAAACTTAATATTTCCTCCTATGCTAGGTTATGAATTAGGAAGCAACTGGGGAGTAGCTGCAATAGGATTTATTTTAACAGGAGTAGGAATTCCTCTGATGGGAATAATCGCTTCTGCAAATGCAGGGAAGGATTTGGATAGTTTTTCAAATAAGGTTTCACCTTTATTTGCAAAATTTTATGGGATTGCACTTATTTTATCAATAGGACCACTTTTGGCTCTACCAAGAACGGGTGCAACAGCTTATGAAGTAACATTTTTCCATGCAGGATTTACAACTTCAACATTTAAATATGTGTATTTAATAGTTTATTTCTTATTGGCTTTACTATTTTCATTAAAGTCATCAGAAGTTGTGGATAGAGTGGGGAAGATTTTAACTCCTATATTATTGATAGTTTTATTTATAATTTTAGTTAAGGGAGTATTTTTCAATAGCTCAACAATAGCTGAAAAAGTTTATGAATTACCATTTAAAAAAGGTTTTGTAGAAGGTTATCAAACTATGGATGCTTTAGCAGCAGTAGTATTCTCTACTGTTATATTAAATGCTATAAGAGGAAAAACTAAACTTACAGAAAAACAAGAGTTTTATTATCTTTTAAAAGTTGGACTTATTGCAGCTTTAGGACTTACAATAGTCTATGCAGGTTTAACATATATTGGAGCAACTTTTGGTGGAACTGAATTAGTTGCTGGAGCTGAAAAAACAGACTTACTTGTAAAAATTTCTATAAATCTTTTAGGAAAAATAGGATATTTAATATTGGCTATCTGTGTTGCTGGAGCTTGTTTAACTACTTCAATAGGACTGATTGTTACTGTTGCAGAATATTTCAGTGGACTTATGAAGGTATCTTATCAAAAATTAGTAGTGATAACAACAATAATAGGTTTCATATTTGCAATGTTTGGAGTAAATAAGATAGTTATTATATCGGTTCCAGTCTTAGTATTCCTATATCCTATAAGTATAGCTCTAATATTATTGAACTTCTTCCGTGTAAAAAATGCAAATGTATTCAAGGGAGTTGTTCTAGTATCAGGGCTTGTAGGACTATATGAAGGAATTTCAGTAACAGGAATTGCTATGCCAGAAGTATTTACAAATATATATAATTCTTTACCATTGGTAAATTTAGGATTACCTTGGTTAGTACCAGCTTTAGTGGTTGGAATAGTATGTAATTTTATTAAAACAGAAAAATAATATAAGAATAGTTTATGCGACTATATAATAAACTGCCTGATAGCCATTAGTGTTTCGTGAGCTCCGAAATGCTCCCTCAACAATAATGGACATCGCAGCAGTTTCTTTAAAATTAATTCAACTATTCTTAATATTAGTAGAGAGATAGAGAGAGAAGGAAGATTGGAGGAAAAAATGGCTAATGTATATGACGTGCTAAAAGAAAGAGGATATTTAAAACAACTTACACATGAAGAAGAAATAAAAGAACTTCTTGAAAAAGAGAAGGTTACTTTCTATATAGGATTTGACCCAACAGCAGACAGCTTACATGTTGGACACTTCATAGCTATGATGTTCATGGCTCATATGCAACAACATGGGCACAGACCAATAGCTTTAGCTGGTGGTGGAACAGGAATGATAGGTGACCCAAGTGGTAGAACTGATATGAGAACTATGATGACTGTTGAAACTATAGACCATAATGTTGAATGTATAAAGAAACAAATGCAAAAGTTTATAGATTTTTCTGATGGAAAAGCTATACTTGAAAACAATGCAAATTGGTTAAGAAATCTAAACTATATAGAATTTTTAAGAGATGTAGGGGAACATTTTTCAGTTAATAGAATGCTTGCAGCAGAATGCTATAAGTCAAGAATGGAAAATGGACTATCTTTCTTAGAATTCAACTATATGATAATGCAAGGATATGACTTCTATGTTTTAAATAAAAAATACAACTGTACTATGCAATTAGGTGGAGATGACCAATGGTCTAATATGATAGCAGGAGTGGAGTTAATAAGAAGAAAAGATAGAAGACAAGCTTATGCTATGACTTGTACTTTACTAACTAATAGTGAAGGAAAGAAAATGGGAAAAACTGCTAAGGGAGCATTGTGGTTAGATCCTAAAAAGACAACACCTTATGAATTTTACCAATATTGGAGAAATATTGATGACCAAGATGTTGAAAACTGTCTAGCACTTTTAACTTTCTTACCTATGGACGAAGTTAGAAGATTAGGAGCATTAAAAGATGCTGCAATAAATGAAGCTAAAAAAGTTCTAGCTTATGAAGTAACAAAAATTATCCATGGAGAAGAAGAAGCAACAAAGGCTAAGGAAGCAACAGAAGCTCTATTTGGAAGTGGAAATAATTTAGATAATGCCCCTAAAATTGAATTAGTAGCTGAAGATTTTTCAAAAGAACTATTAGATGTTTTAGTAGATAGAAAAATTCTAAAGACTAAGAGTGAAGGAAGAAGACTTATAGAACAAAATGGAATGTCTTTAAATGATGAGAAAATAACTGATGTTAAATTCACTTTAAATGAAAATACTTTAGGGCTTTTAAAATTAGGTAAAAAGAAATTCTATAATATTGTAAAAAAATAAAAGAATGTAAAGTAGTACTTGCTAGAAGGTGAGTACTATTTTTATTGTTTATTATCAGCAACTATGATATAATTTTGAGATTAATAAAAAAAATTTACTATAATTATCTTGAAGCAATAATATGAACATAGAGAAATTTGAGGAGAAAAAAGATAAAGATAGGGGTTAAAGATGAGTGAATTACAAACAATTAGAAAAAAAATACAAGGTGATTTTTTCTTAGAAAAAAGCTATAGAGAAGGTAAATTGTTTTATGAAGTTTTAAGATATAAAGATGATTATATAGGTATTAACTATGGTTATTTGGAAGATGAACTAAGCGAAGAAACATATATCAATGATAATAGAATAGGAATGCTTGTAAGTAAGGAAAAAGACAAAATTTATATCTGTACTTTAGATGGGAAAAGACATGAGGTAGGGATAACTATTGCATATCATAATAAGAGTGGAAGATTAGCTTATGAAATGGATTATTTAGATGACATTTGTATGGCTACAAATAGGATATATAAAAATGATTTTATCAAAAATGCTCCTTTAATAAAAAATTTAGAAAAAAGGGAAAATATAAACAAAAAATACTATAAAAAGTATTATGAATTTAAGCACAAAAAAAATATATTAAGAATAGAGAAAATATATTGTAAAAAAACAGGAAAAAGAGTAGACTTCAAAGCCTATAAAAATAATAAATTATATGGTTTTAGAGAAGTAAGAGATGATAATGGCAATGTTATATTGAGAGGAAGTTATTTAAATAATAAAAAAATAGGGATATGGCATGAGTATGAAAATAATAAAGTAAAAATAAAGGTAGCATTTGATGAGAATGAAAAATTTTCAGGAATATATAGAGAATTTTTTCCAAATGGTGACATCAAGGAAGAAAAATATTATTTTCAAGGTAAAGAAATAAAGGTTAAAAAATAGATATATATAGAAAAGAGGTATATAAATGAGTGATGATACATTTATTTTTTTAGATGAATTTTTAGATACTGAGTTATATATTTTTTTAAATAGATGCAAAGAGGAAATTTTAAAATTTGTATGGAAAGAGAAAGATATTGAAATTATAGGAAAATACCAAGAACAACTAGAAAGCTGTTATAATACAGAATTACAATTAGAAGCTTCTTTTGATTTGGTTGAAATAGGTTATGATGCAGTTGTTTATAAAGTTCTTAGTAAAATAGAAGAAGAGTATTTTGAATGGTTAGATTTTGGTGACTGGAATGATTGTTTATCAATTGAGGTATCAATCTATAATTATCCTGATGAAATAAGAAACTTGGATAATGAAATAATATGGACAAAAGAAAATATCAATAAAGAACATATGGATATAATCAATGAAAAAAATAAAAAATTAGAAGAATTAAAAAGAAAAGGAAGAGAGTATTTTAAATATTTAGATGAATTGGAAATCCTAAGAAGAGAAGGAGTAAATACTCCAAAAAGAGAAGAGGAACTTATTAAAAAAATAAAGGAAAGAGAAGAAGTTGGCAAAAAATATGCTGAATATAAAAGAAATTTAAAAAAATGGATAAAATCTTTAAAAGATAAAGAGATAATGAATTTATTTATTAATTAATTTTAAATATAGAAGAGAAAAGAGAGTTATTTGTCAAATAGTGTGGTAGTTATTAAAAAAATAAATAAATAAAGTAGGTCAAGTACAAGATAATAGAGAACCATTGGAAAACACATTAATTTGGAATAAAATAACACCAGTTTATCCAGATATCTCTCCAACCTTTATTCCAAGAGTTTTTATTACAGAAAGTGCTGGAAAAATATTATACTAAAAATTGGGGAATTATGATAAATGAAAGAACAACTGAAAAATACTCAGCTATTTATTATGGAATAATAAGAGAAGGTGTTAAAAAATGATTAGAGTAAGAATTTCACAAATTCAAAAAGAATTTAAAGAAGTACAAATAAAGCAAAAAGTTAGCAGTTTAGATCAATTTGGTTTAGGTAGAATTATAGAAAATGAAATGCAATTTGGAGAAAAAATTTATGAAAATAATAAAAAATAGAAACATAATATTGATTATATTTATATTTTATTCAATTTCCTCTCTTATTTTTTTGATAAAAGAAAAGAAAATTTTTACTTATGAAAATAAGTCAGTTGAATATACTTTAGAGCAAGTTTTTAAAGAAGGATATAAATTATATTTTTATGACATAGAGTTTGAAAGAGTAGATAAAGTTGGAGAAAATGATAGTTACTTTGCAATTTTTTTCTT from Fusobacterium pseudoperiodonticum carries:
- a CDS encoding YARHG domain-containing protein: MKNREYYTNGNLKAEYERNERGEKEGYELLYYESGVLRAEYHYKAGKLHGVTKEYYENGNLVAEGNYRNGMLEGLSRIYYESGKLKAESSYKNDALDGLCKMYYESGQVKAEYYYRDGSLEKTISSPKDNADAKVTNDKEFFDVDYEDGQLNLKLDLNTLLKSNLSKKDICKISYEDNELKLKIYDEDTKETKQIPIDKEKNVKAVQEETKKVETEKVEAKKEEPKVQNLVSPKKETKKDELEIPSFLKSRYEDELESEPEVKEAEPEAKRVFDPENDLDILEMVKTKREEKPELKFAKETEKKPKIKKIIKKIDSEEDEIADIRSILDTSDIDTEEEIVRNRGNKVNKGKKKNSTAAVTPPPSRKKDSLEDQKKSVLKMIFFTLFLLAIGILFYFLYQKFTSEDTESLILDKKGTVAEENATEETDEESGADTEGSPEEVAAEAQKDENKEEAKAEPETKEKEVTKDEVTKDTKEKENAKAKEETKKEDKKEEVAKSSDNSDIKKIDEVISQVMDKKNPDYLLKFNSEELALIRNTLYARRGLKYTKGKYKDYFEGKSWYKPSVTSGKDLLPEKEERLVEIIRKYEKKAKK
- a CDS encoding arsenate reductase family protein; the encoded protein is MKDIIFFCYPRCSTCQKAKKWLEENSIKFTERDIVKDKPTEKELKEFFKKSGKELKKFFNTSGILYRELELKDKLPTMTEDEMIKLLATDGKLVKRPMIVTKDFVLNGFKEEEWKEKLKK
- the brnQ gene encoding branched-chain amino acid transport system II carrier protein — encoded protein: MYNMIDVVTAGFALFAMLFGAGNLIFPPMLGYELGSNWGVAAIGFILTGVGIPLMGIIASANAGKDLDSFSNKVSPLFAKFYGIALILSIGPLLALPRTGATAYEVTFFHAGFTTSTFKYVYLIVYFLLALLFSLKSSEVVDRVGKILTPILLIVLFIILVKGVFFNSSTIAEKVYELPFKKGFVEGYQTMDALAAVVFSTVILNAIRGKTKLTEKQEFYYLLKVGLIAALGLTIVYAGLTYIGATFGGTELVAGAEKTDLLVKISINLLGKIGYLILAICVAGACLTTSIGLIVTVAEYFSGLMKVSYQKLVVITTIIGFIFAMFGVNKIVIISVPVLVFLYPISIALILLNFFRVKNANVFKGVVLVSGLVGLYEGISVTGIAMPEVFTNIYNSLPLVNLGLPWLVPALVVGIVCNFIKTEK
- the tyrS gene encoding tyrosine--tRNA ligase, translating into MANVYDVLKERGYLKQLTHEEEIKELLEKEKVTFYIGFDPTADSLHVGHFIAMMFMAHMQQHGHRPIALAGGGTGMIGDPSGRTDMRTMMTVETIDHNVECIKKQMQKFIDFSDGKAILENNANWLRNLNYIEFLRDVGEHFSVNRMLAAECYKSRMENGLSFLEFNYMIMQGYDFYVLNKKYNCTMQLGGDDQWSNMIAGVELIRRKDRRQAYAMTCTLLTNSEGKKMGKTAKGALWLDPKKTTPYEFYQYWRNIDDQDVENCLALLTFLPMDEVRRLGALKDAAINEAKKVLAYEVTKIIHGEEEATKAKEATEALFGSGNNLDNAPKIELVAEDFSKELLDVLVDRKILKTKSEGRRLIEQNGMSLNDEKITDVKFTLNENTLGLLKLGKKKFYNIVKK